The Spirosoma radiotolerans genome has a window encoding:
- a CDS encoding LytR/AlgR family response regulator transcription factor: protein MNALIIEDEKLVALELTASIAEVDPTITIVGTVGSVKTALRWFAENAEPDLIFADIQLADGISFTIFEKFQLTCPIIFTTAYNEYAIQAFKVNGIDYLLKPVDWDELRKAITKARSLTKQPGKLDIDVQKLMAALNMSPTALKPTYKEHFLGNARNSWVPVRIADIAYIMRDELNFMVTNTSERYILDYDTLDQIESMLNPDQFYRASRHCIININSVQSVKGLANLKLQLILKAPNHQFAIDISRDKAPSFKKWLEK from the coding sequence ATGAATGCCCTGATCATTGAAGATGAAAAATTAGTTGCGCTGGAACTGACGGCCAGCATTGCCGAAGTCGATCCGACCATTACCATTGTTGGCACGGTAGGCAGTGTAAAAACGGCCTTGCGGTGGTTTGCCGAAAACGCTGAACCCGATTTGATTTTCGCGGATATTCAACTGGCCGATGGCATTAGCTTTACCATCTTCGAGAAGTTCCAGCTGACCTGTCCCATCATCTTCACCACAGCCTATAATGAATATGCCATTCAGGCTTTTAAGGTCAACGGCATCGACTACCTCCTAAAGCCCGTTGACTGGGATGAACTTCGAAAGGCCATTACAAAGGCCCGTTCCCTGACTAAACAGCCGGGTAAGCTAGACATCGATGTGCAGAAACTTATGGCTGCGCTCAACATGTCGCCAACAGCGCTTAAACCGACCTATAAAGAACACTTTCTGGGAAACGCCCGCAACAGTTGGGTTCCTGTTCGGATTGCGGACATCGCCTACATCATGCGCGACGAGCTTAATTTTATGGTAACCAACACGAGCGAACGGTACATTCTGGATTACGACACGCTCGACCAGATTGAGTCCATGCTCAACCCTGACCAGTTCTACCGGGCGAGCCGTCACTGTATCATCAATATTAATTCGGTGCAGAGTGTGAAGGGCTTAGCCAATCTTAAGTTGCAGCTCATCTTAAAGGCGCCCAATCACCAGTTTGCCATTGACATTAGCCGCGACAAAGCCCCTTCGTTTAAGAAATGGCTGGAGAAATGA
- a CDS encoding globin domain-containing protein has protein sequence MNYFVNYRSMTNQQLTLVKQSWTLLREVDPAILGDVFYGRLFFNYPNLRPLFKGPMDRQYQKFIDMLSILVARLDRPYAVEQEISQLGQSHAQYGIKPEHYEPVKDALLWTLERGLGNDWNDDVRQGWIACYDRLTRAMLGRENNL, from the coding sequence ATGAATTACTTCGTTAACTATCGCTCTATGACAAATCAGCAACTCACACTCGTAAAACAAAGCTGGACGCTCCTGCGGGAGGTAGATCCCGCCATATTGGGCGACGTCTTTTATGGGCGTTTGTTTTTCAACTATCCTAACCTGCGACCGCTGTTTAAAGGGCCGATGGATAGACAGTACCAAAAGTTTATCGACATGCTTAGCATTCTGGTTGCCCGCCTGGACCGTCCCTATGCGGTGGAGCAGGAAATTAGCCAGCTAGGGCAAAGTCATGCCCAATACGGCATAAAGCCCGAACACTATGAACCTGTTAAAGACGCCCTGCTCTGGACTCTGGAACGGGGCCTTGGCAACGACTGGAACGACGATGTACGACAGGGTTGGATTGCTTGCTATGATAGGCTCACGAGGGCGATGCTCGGCCGCGAAAACAACTTATAG
- a CDS encoding class I SAM-dependent methyltransferase yields MDAISFAPTTSFLKAEIGKLVRQGGPDVKDYQRVDNMMIRLSSQVRSGLMTDEELASIRTEFGTTLSNRTMQGFMFNKPHGYAGDYEIIERMYTWHISPDQQYTKWDLFLQNHAACRAVRNRKTYFKEVVSAYMKRHNRTEIRMLNLASGPCTELAEFIAENPSYRIRTDCVDLDRNAIAYAKQKFTQPAADVRFIQKNVFRFMPDQQYDIIWSAGLFDYFNDRQFVQLVSRFASYLTVSGELIIGNFTDNHPSQSYMDLVAWPLNYRTPAHLASLGQEAVNADYSVRVGQEPEKVNLFLHIERGPSGL; encoded by the coding sequence ATGGACGCTATTTCGTTTGCCCCTACCACTTCATTTCTGAAAGCTGAAATCGGAAAACTGGTTCGTCAGGGCGGGCCGGATGTTAAGGACTACCAGCGGGTCGACAACATGATGATTCGCCTGAGTAGCCAGGTCCGGTCCGGGCTAATGACCGATGAAGAACTCGCCAGCATTCGTACCGAATTTGGTACAACGTTATCGAACCGGACGATGCAGGGTTTCATGTTTAACAAACCCCACGGCTACGCTGGCGACTATGAAATTATTGAGCGGATGTATACCTGGCACATCAGCCCCGATCAGCAATACACAAAGTGGGATCTCTTCCTGCAAAATCATGCCGCCTGCCGGGCCGTTCGAAACCGTAAAACCTATTTTAAAGAGGTTGTTAGTGCGTACATGAAACGCCATAACCGGACCGAGATTCGGATGCTGAATCTGGCCAGCGGCCCCTGCACGGAATTAGCCGAGTTTATCGCCGAAAATCCGTCGTACCGAATCCGTACGGATTGCGTTGATCTGGACCGTAACGCCATTGCGTATGCCAAACAGAAATTTACGCAGCCTGCCGCCGACGTTCGGTTTATTCAGAAAAATGTCTTCCGGTTTATGCCCGATCAGCAGTACGATATCATCTGGTCGGCTGGGTTGTTCGATTATTTCAACGACCGGCAGTTTGTTCAACTGGTTAGTCGGTTTGCGTCATACCTGACAGTGAGTGGCGAACTGATTATTGGCAACTTCACCGACAATCATCCATCCCAATCGTATATGGACCTGGTGGCCTGGCCGCTCAACTACCGTACCCCTGCTCATCTAGCAAGTCTGGGCCAGGAAGCCGTCAATGCAGACTACTCGGTTCGCGTGGGTCAGGAACCCGAAAAAGTGAACCTGTTTTTGCATATCGAGCGCGGACCGAGCGGGTTGTAA
- a CDS encoding globin domain-containing protein: MTTDQKQLIKATIPVLKESGLLLTTHFYQRVFAHNPELKNTFNMGNQQNGHQPTALAMTVLAYAENIDDPSVLLSALNRIASRHTSLDIRPEHYDLIGRHLIASIGEVLGAAASPALLDAWTAAYGQLASLMIRIEAKLYATQVTKPGGWTGWRPFLVNAKQNESSGVTSFRLYPADGGPVADPGPGQYLSIRLFMPTLNLLQSRQFTISNAPNGQYYCITVKQAAGKDSSLNGQINRQLLDVIQEGDRLDVSLSGGACPMAAPAGVPTRPAYPSGCPMHQMA; encoded by the coding sequence ATGACTACCGACCAAAAACAGCTTATCAAAGCAACCATCCCCGTTCTAAAAGAAAGCGGCCTGTTGCTGACCACCCATTTCTACCAGCGTGTTTTTGCGCATAATCCCGAATTAAAAAACACGTTCAATATGGGCAATCAGCAAAATGGCCATCAGCCCACAGCGCTGGCAATGACTGTGCTGGCCTACGCGGAAAACATTGACGATCCGTCGGTCTTGTTGTCCGCCCTGAACCGCATCGCCAGCAGGCATACCAGCCTGGACATTCGGCCGGAGCATTACGATCTCATCGGCCGTCATTTGATTGCCTCCATTGGCGAAGTGCTCGGCGCAGCGGCCAGCCCGGCGCTGCTGGATGCCTGGACAGCTGCCTATGGGCAGTTAGCCAGCCTGATGATTCGTATCGAAGCGAAGTTGTATGCTACGCAGGTAACAAAACCGGGCGGCTGGACGGGCTGGCGCCCCTTTCTGGTTAACGCTAAACAGAACGAATCGAGTGGGGTTACTTCCTTTCGTTTGTACCCGGCCGATGGTGGCCCCGTAGCCGATCCTGGTCCGGGTCAATACCTCAGCATTCGCTTATTTATGCCAACGCTGAATTTGCTACAGTCCCGCCAGTTTACAATTTCCAACGCCCCGAATGGGCAGTATTACTGCATAACGGTCAAGCAGGCAGCGGGCAAAGACAGTAGTCTGAATGGACAGATCAACCGCCAGCTACTGGATGTTATTCAGGAAGGAGACCGCCTTGATGTAAGTTTATCCGGTGGGGCTTGTCCGATGGCTGCACCGGCCGGGGTGCCTACACGCCCGGCCTATCCGAGCGGTTGCCCTATGCACCAGATGGCCTGA
- a CDS encoding DKNYY domain-containing protein, which produces MADIFRFIKLISLLFMKLLHILLSLVGLGVLVSCKKSGYETKNGSVYYKDYRLREADVASFNALNDVFAADKNRAYYRGIALTGSDGASFRALNEQYGKDKASVFYCANYIDFKLFETKRRDVIHPISAADANSFEVIQDDYAKDKFRCYNKETGFAVKDIASFQPLDYNFGKDNQTAYFNLTPIAGSCGRSFSVLSRNFSKDNQHVYYASTLMDGSATSTIQRINLAKPDSFTIVGLYYATDQGNVYYQNNRLPSADPASFRQWDQSEINYATDNTHIYFQGNLIAEADKASFRLLPDFYAQDVKTVFYKHNSLSDTDVTSFTVLEYGYAKDTKQVYYNGKVLKKADPASFALVDNEAGRDAADKHHSYKEGKLVKPD; this is translated from the coding sequence ATGGCAGACATCTTCCGGTTTATCAAACTGATCTCTTTGTTATTTATGAAACTACTGCACATCCTGCTTTCGCTGGTCGGTTTGGGAGTCCTGGTCTCCTGTAAAAAGTCGGGTTATGAAACCAAAAATGGATCTGTCTATTACAAAGACTACCGACTTCGCGAGGCAGACGTCGCTTCGTTTAATGCATTGAATGACGTGTTTGCCGCCGATAAAAACCGGGCGTATTATCGCGGCATTGCCCTTACTGGTTCGGATGGGGCTAGCTTCAGGGCGCTTAATGAGCAGTATGGTAAAGATAAGGCCTCCGTTTTTTACTGCGCTAATTACATTGATTTTAAGCTGTTCGAAACAAAACGAAGGGACGTAATCCATCCGATTTCTGCCGCCGACGCCAACTCATTCGAAGTGATCCAGGATGACTACGCGAAAGACAAGTTTCGATGCTATAATAAAGAGACAGGATTTGCCGTCAAGGACATTGCGTCTTTTCAGCCGCTCGATTACAACTTTGGGAAGGACAACCAAACAGCCTACTTCAATCTGACGCCCATTGCTGGTAGTTGCGGAAGGTCGTTCAGCGTTCTGAGCAGAAACTTTTCAAAGGATAACCAACACGTTTACTACGCGTCGACGCTTATGGATGGATCGGCCACGTCGACAATCCAACGGATCAACCTGGCGAAGCCGGATTCATTTACGATTGTCGGCCTGTATTATGCAACCGATCAGGGGAATGTCTATTACCAGAACAACCGCCTGCCATCCGCTGACCCCGCTTCATTCAGGCAATGGGACCAATCTGAAATCAACTATGCCACCGACAATACCCATATTTATTTCCAGGGTAACCTGATTGCCGAAGCGGACAAAGCGTCGTTTCGATTGCTGCCGGATTTCTACGCACAGGATGTTAAAACCGTTTTTTATAAACACAATTCCTTGTCCGACACCGACGTAACGTCGTTCACGGTTCTTGAGTACGGGTATGCAAAAGATACGAAACAAGTCTATTATAACGGGAAGGTGTTAAAAAAAGCAGACCCAGCTTCGTTTGCGCTCGTTGACAACGAGGCCGGCCGGGATGCGGCCGACAAACACCACTCATACAAAGAAGGAAAGCTGGTTAAGCCTGACTGA
- a CDS encoding T9SS type A sorting domain-containing protein, with translation MTHTQPTHPAILVKPLFLPLSARSKHIILNRLRVYYLWLISLLGLALPGFAQIKWTQQDQKRQSIDISDIAYGAGRYVAVGEKGLIRVSTDGIAWKTQADGSQSPPNTWLSRVIYAKNLFVAVGLSGQIITSVDGLTWVKQVSGTGTTLHGIAYGGGLFMAVGPLGTAISSADGTHWTTLTTGTTSHFNDIVYAGNRFVAVGDDGMIRTTPNGIIWTEQQSGTDKRLYSIAASPTGTLVSIGLFNIILTSADGITWKKQENVIYPQGQYIYYNDIFYNPISGKYVLSVGGPDNDQLTSIDGINWTASSSGSELTLLRVHYLNGQFMAAGAEGRIGYSSTGLAWKWPIVDKEFNLYGAAYGNGRYVAVGEYPSEENRSLRSNLALTSSDGQHYGAGETIHLVGGAKCFYDVAFGAGVFVAVGEDAIIQTSTDGKVWNYSSVNFGQTLRGVTYGGGWFIAVGEKGLLYRSLDGKTWGQGTIGQSSSYNSITYANGLFVAVGEFGAIATSPNGVFWTVRNSGTQKQIKSVAYGNGVWIAVGYDGLVCWSLNGVSWLTYTADPTARFNHIVYANGQFVAVSLDGKLYTSPNGFSWTARQSTVPAHLYGLTHGPGQFVAVGVAGTVITSPDDRDVASGRGRQGVAQPEVSLQAVSYPNPVEHDFTVAIDGASGQDVRLRLVDLQGRTILDRQINVGEFQHREPMSLDQQQPGTYLLQVSTAEQSKTLNVIKR, from the coding sequence ATGACACACACACAACCAACTCATCCCGCCATTTTGGTAAAACCTCTCTTTTTACCCTTGTCTGCCAGAAGCAAACACATTATACTTAACCGCCTTCGGGTCTATTACCTTTGGCTTATCAGTCTGCTAGGATTAGCACTGCCTGGCTTCGCACAAATAAAGTGGACACAGCAGGACCAGAAACGCCAAAGCATAGATATATCTGATATAGCTTATGGGGCGGGCAGATACGTAGCGGTCGGAGAGAAGGGACTGATTCGGGTATCTACCGACGGGATTGCCTGGAAAACCCAGGCAGATGGTTCGCAATCACCACCAAATACTTGGCTAAGCCGGGTTATTTATGCAAAAAACCTGTTCGTCGCAGTGGGCCTTTCCGGACAGATAATCACTTCAGTAGATGGCCTGACCTGGGTAAAGCAAGTTTCGGGCACAGGTACAACCTTGCATGGGATTGCCTACGGTGGCGGCCTATTCATGGCCGTTGGGCCGTTAGGTACAGCCATCAGTTCGGCTGACGGCACACACTGGACAACCCTGACAACCGGCACCACAAGCCATTTCAATGATATTGTTTATGCAGGTAATCGCTTTGTGGCAGTTGGTGATGATGGAATGATCAGAACAACCCCTAATGGCATTATCTGGACCGAGCAACAATCAGGCACCGATAAAAGGTTGTATTCGATAGCGGCTAGCCCGACTGGAACCCTGGTAAGTATCGGTTTATTCAATATAATCCTGACCTCAGCCGATGGAATAACGTGGAAGAAACAAGAAAATGTCATTTATCCACAAGGGCAGTACATTTATTATAATGACATTTTTTATAACCCCATTAGCGGCAAATATGTGCTTAGTGTTGGCGGTCCCGACAATGATCAACTGACATCAATAGATGGTATAAACTGGACAGCCAGCTCGTCGGGGTCCGAACTCACTCTTCTCAGGGTCCACTACCTCAACGGTCAATTTATGGCTGCGGGAGCAGAAGGCCGTATCGGCTATTCCTCAACTGGACTAGCGTGGAAATGGCCCATCGTTGATAAAGAGTTTAATTTATATGGGGCGGCCTATGGAAACGGGCGCTACGTAGCCGTGGGCGAATATCCGTCCGAAGAAAATCGGTCGCTCCGCTCCAATCTGGCACTTACCTCATCGGATGGTCAGCATTATGGGGCTGGCGAAACGATACACCTGGTCGGTGGTGCCAAATGCTTTTACGACGTCGCTTTTGGGGCGGGTGTGTTTGTCGCCGTAGGCGAGGACGCCATCATTCAGACCTCAACGGATGGTAAAGTCTGGAACTACAGCAGCGTCAACTTTGGGCAAACCCTGCGGGGAGTTACCTACGGAGGAGGCTGGTTTATCGCTGTCGGCGAGAAGGGGCTTTTGTATAGATCCCTCGACGGCAAAACCTGGGGTCAGGGGACCATTGGACAGTCGTCCAGCTATAATAGCATTACTTACGCCAATGGTTTGTTTGTGGCGGTGGGTGAGTTTGGCGCCATTGCTACCTCACCGAACGGAGTTTTCTGGACAGTCCGCAACTCGGGTACCCAAAAGCAAATCAAGAGCGTTGCTTATGGGAATGGGGTGTGGATAGCCGTTGGGTACGACGGCCTTGTTTGCTGGTCATTGAATGGGGTAAGCTGGCTTACCTACACGGCTGATCCAACCGCCCGATTTAACCATATCGTGTATGCCAACGGGCAGTTCGTAGCGGTTTCACTTGATGGCAAGCTCTATACCTCACCCAATGGCTTTAGCTGGACCGCCCGACAGTCTACCGTTCCGGCCCACCTCTACGGCCTGACGCATGGCCCCGGCCAGTTCGTCGCCGTGGGTGTTGCCGGAACGGTTATTACGTCACCCGACGATCGGGATGTAGCCAGTGGCCGGGGCCGACAGGGCGTAGCCCAACCAGAGGTGAGTTTACAGGCAGTGAGCTACCCCAATCCGGTTGAGCATGATTTTACGGTTGCTATCGACGGGGCCAGCGGGCAGGACGTTCGGCTGCGGCTGGTCGATTTGCAGGGGCGCACCATCCTGGATCGTCAAATCAACGTGGGCGAATTCCAGCATCGGGAGCCAATGAGTTTAGACCAACAACAGCCAGGCACCTACCTGTTGCAGGTGAGTACGGCCGAACAGAGCAAGACGCTGAACGTGATAAAACGCTAA